From Pectinophora gossypiella chromosome 16, ilPecGoss1.1, whole genome shotgun sequence, one genomic window encodes:
- the LOC126373659 gene encoding uncharacterized protein LOC126373659, which produces MSAPPYTSEAFNNIKIPFTFSLNIIAMWDTRGDLIREKSTTLLLETDNSKPLSFSQPFNIPRDVTWKKVFYQQHFYNSTVGVPDPLLGLIDTVFSISWATWDGIELSRTIW; this is translated from the exons ATGAGCGCCCCACCATACACCTCTGAggcatttaataatattaagattcCGTTCACATTTAGCCTCAATATAATTGCAATGTGGGATACCA gGGGAGATCTCATACGAGAAAAAAGCACTACATTGCTTTTGGAAACGGATAATTCTAAGCCATTATCATTCAGCCAACCCTTCAATATACCAAGAGATGTT ACATGGAAAAAG gtTTTTTATCAGCAGCACTTCTACAATTCCACTGTAGGAGTACCTGATCCATTATTGGGATTGATAGACACAGTGTTTTCAATTAGTTGGGCAACGTGGGACGGTATAGAATTG AGCAGAACCATTTGGTGA